A stretch of the candidate division KSB1 bacterium genome encodes the following:
- a CDS encoding acyltransferase: protein MRVAYVQMRPEFGRVRENVERAIQLMCREKADLFVLPELFHTGYVFADRKEARSLAEDAFRGATVRELCKVARARHCHVVAGICERAGEQVFNSAVVVGPDGVLGVYRKLHLFWDEKDIFDAGDLGAPVFELPECRIGVLICFDWIFPEVSRALALAGAEVLAHPSNLVLPYAQRAMRTRALENRVFTVTANRVGVEERAGKRLAFTGASQITATDGEVLAQAGTETEEVGVAEIDVSRARDKWFTPRNHLFEDRRPEFYTALVQRVE, encoded by the coding sequence GTGCGAGTAGCCTACGTCCAGATGCGACCCGAGTTCGGGCGCGTCCGCGAGAATGTGGAACGGGCCATTCAGCTGATGTGCCGGGAGAAGGCCGATCTGTTCGTGCTTCCCGAGCTGTTTCACACCGGCTACGTGTTTGCAGATCGCAAGGAGGCCCGCTCCCTGGCTGAAGACGCTTTCAGGGGCGCCACCGTGCGGGAGCTCTGCAAGGTTGCGCGCGCTCGGCATTGCCATGTGGTAGCTGGCATCTGTGAGCGGGCGGGCGAGCAGGTGTTCAATAGCGCGGTGGTAGTGGGTCCCGATGGGGTCCTGGGCGTGTACCGCAAGCTCCACCTCTTCTGGGATGAAAAGGACATTTTCGACGCCGGCGACCTCGGCGCACCGGTATTCGAACTGCCCGAATGTCGGATCGGGGTCTTGATCTGTTTCGACTGGATCTTCCCGGAGGTGAGCCGGGCGCTGGCCCTGGCGGGCGCGGAGGTGCTGGCCCACCCCTCGAACCTCGTGTTACCCTACGCGCAGCGAGCCATGCGTACACGCGCTCTGGAAAACCGGGTCTTCACGGTCACTGCCAATCGGGTCGGGGTCGAGGAGCGAGCGGGGAAGCGGCTGGCCTTTACCGGGGCGAGCCAGATCACGGCCACGGATGGGGAGGTTCTGGCGCAAGCCGGGACCGAAACGGAGGAGGTGGGCGTAGCGGAGATCGACGTGAGCCGGGCGCGGGACAAGTGGTTCACGCCAAGGAACCATCTCTTTGAGGACCGCCGACCGGAGTTCTACACGGCGCTGGTCCAGAGGGTGGAGTAA
- a CDS encoding Na+:solute symporter, which yields MSLHALDWALVVAYFVLTVVVGLAFSRRASSSMVEFFVSGRSLPWWLAGTSMVATTFAADTPLAVTGLVVNNGIAGNWLWWNFLMSGMLTVFLYARLWRRSGVLTDVEFTEIRYGGKPAAVLRAFRALYLAIPINAIIMGWVTLAMVKILGIVLGVGRIEAIVLSLAVVLLYSTLSGLWGVVVTDFVQFAIAMTGSIALAVFTLSAVGGVSGLEEKLAAMYPATSESLFRFVPEVGSAWMPISAFLVYVFVQWWAAWYPGAEPGGGGYIAQRIFSAKDEKHSLLATLWFNVAHYALRPWPWILVALASMVLYPDLADKEAGYVRTMVDHMPTGFLGLMVAAFFAAFMSTISTQLNWGSSYLINDFYRRFLVRERDEGHYVRASRIATVITMLLAGLATLLMETISGAWRFLLALGAGSGSVYILRWYLWRINAWSEIAAMAASLVTALTLQLAFGLSAEKPKDFAALMLITVAVTTIVWLAVTFLTRPEDDKVLQEFYRRVRPGGPGWRPIRARLGLDEGESLWPDFRDWAAGCVLVYASLFAIGKLLLGRELEAAVYAVVAAAAGWVVYRDLSRRGWASIAD from the coding sequence GTGAGTCTGCACGCGCTGGATTGGGCTCTGGTTGTGGCGTACTTCGTGCTTACCGTTGTCGTTGGGTTGGCTTTCTCGCGGCGGGCCAGTTCCAGCATGGTCGAGTTCTTCGTCTCCGGGAGGAGCTTGCCGTGGTGGCTGGCCGGTACCTCAATGGTGGCCACGACCTTCGCCGCGGACACTCCGCTGGCCGTTACGGGCCTTGTGGTGAACAATGGCATCGCCGGCAACTGGCTGTGGTGGAACTTCTTAATGAGCGGCATGCTCACCGTGTTCCTCTACGCAAGGCTGTGGCGTCGATCGGGCGTCCTCACGGATGTCGAGTTCACGGAGATTCGCTACGGTGGCAAACCCGCAGCGGTACTGCGTGCCTTCCGGGCCCTCTATCTCGCCATCCCGATCAATGCTATCATCATGGGCTGGGTTACCCTGGCCATGGTGAAGATCCTGGGCATTGTTCTCGGCGTGGGCAGGATTGAGGCGATCGTCCTGAGCCTTGCTGTGGTCCTCCTCTACTCGACCCTGTCGGGATTGTGGGGTGTGGTCGTCACAGACTTTGTTCAGTTCGCCATCGCCATGACGGGGTCGATCGCGCTTGCGGTCTTTACCCTCTCGGCGGTGGGCGGGGTTTCCGGTCTTGAGGAGAAATTGGCGGCCATGTACCCTGCCACCTCGGAAAGCCTGTTCCGGTTCGTGCCCGAGGTGGGATCGGCATGGATGCCCATTTCTGCTTTTCTGGTGTACGTGTTCGTTCAGTGGTGGGCTGCCTGGTACCCAGGGGCCGAACCGGGCGGCGGCGGATACATCGCCCAGCGTATCTTCTCGGCCAAGGACGAGAAACACTCCCTGTTGGCAACCCTTTGGTTCAACGTGGCCCACTACGCCCTGCGCCCGTGGCCCTGGATCCTTGTGGCGCTGGCAAGCATGGTACTTTACCCCGATCTGGCGGACAAGGAAGCAGGTTACGTCCGGACGATGGTGGACCATATGCCCACCGGCTTTCTGGGACTGATGGTGGCGGCCTTTTTCGCCGCGTTCATGTCGACGATCAGCACCCAGCTGAACTGGGGCTCAAGCTACCTGATCAACGACTTTTACCGGCGATTCCTGGTGCGCGAGAGGGATGAGGGACACTACGTGCGCGCTTCTCGCATTGCCACCGTGATCACCATGCTGCTTGCCGGCCTGGCAACCCTGTTGATGGAAACCATTTCCGGAGCGTGGCGATTCCTCCTGGCTCTTGGAGCAGGAAGCGGAAGCGTGTACATCCTTCGCTGGTATTTGTGGCGAATTAACGCCTGGTCGGAGATCGCCGCCATGGCCGCCTCCCTGGTGACCGCCCTCACCCTCCAGCTCGCCTTCGGGCTGAGCGCCGAAAAACCGAAGGATTTCGCCGCCCTGATGCTGATCACGGTGGCAGTGACCACGATCGTCTGGCTTGCCGTCACATTTCTCACCCGACCGGAGGACGACAAGGTTCTTCAGGAATTCTACCGCAGGGTCCGACCCGGCGGCCCGGGCTGGAGGCCGATCCGGGCCCGCCTCGGCCTCGACGAGGGGGAATCCCTCTGGCCCGACTTCCGGGACTGGGCGGCCGGATGCGTGCTGGTCTACGCGAGCCTTTTCGCGATCGGGAAGTTGCTTCTCGGGCGGGAGCTGGAAGCGGCTGTGTACGCCGTTGTGGCGGCCGCGGCAGGCTGGGTCGTCTATCGTGATCTCTCCCGTCGCGGCTGGGCCAGTATCGCCGACTAA
- a CDS encoding aldo/keto reductase gives MNRRQFLKSSAYAAGFAVTGCSLWRRQGRTLPKRPLGRTGERLSIVGLGGVVLDQMHPADARELISEVLDLGLNYFDVAPSYGNAEEVMGQALRGRREGVFLACKTLKRDAEGARQELERSLRLLQTDHFDLYQLHALSSAEDVEKIFGPKGAIEAFVKARDEGLIRYIGFSAHSVKAALLALDHFSFDTVLLPVNFVLFYVADFGPQVIKKAREKGTAVLAIKSLAFHRLAEGQERVRPKCWYVPLTDRALAAKALRFTLSQDVTAAIPPGDPELFRMAVDLAFDVQPLSRQEEEELRMLARGKEPLFQLDL, from the coding sequence ATGAACCGTCGCCAGTTTCTAAAGTCTTCAGCGTATGCCGCAGGCTTTGCGGTGACCGGCTGTTCGCTCTGGAGGCGGCAAGGACGAACGCTCCCCAAGCGTCCCCTGGGTCGCACAGGCGAGCGGCTGTCCATCGTCGGTTTGGGCGGGGTTGTACTGGACCAGATGCATCCGGCTGATGCTCGGGAGCTGATCTCGGAGGTGCTCGACCTCGGCCTGAACTACTTTGACGTCGCCCCTTCGTACGGGAACGCCGAGGAGGTGATGGGCCAGGCTCTGCGAGGGCGACGAGAGGGCGTATTCCTTGCGTGCAAAACCCTCAAACGCGACGCCGAGGGAGCCCGCCAGGAGCTTGAGCGCTCCCTGAGGCTCTTGCAGACGGATCACTTCGACCTGTACCAGCTCCACGCCCTGAGCTCTGCAGAGGATGTGGAAAAGATCTTCGGTCCCAAGGGGGCCATCGAGGCTTTCGTCAAGGCAAGGGACGAAGGTCTGATCCGCTACATCGGCTTCAGTGCTCACTCGGTGAAGGCAGCGCTCCTTGCCCTTGACCACTTCTCATTCGACACCGTCCTGCTTCCCGTGAACTTCGTGCTTTTCTACGTGGCCGATTTCGGCCCCCAGGTCATCAAGAAGGCCCGAGAAAAAGGGACGGCTGTCCTGGCCATCAAATCCCTGGCCTTCCACCGTTTGGCGGAAGGCCAGGAACGCGTGCGGCCGAAGTGTTGGTACGTACCCCTGACCGACCGCGCTCTCGCCGCCAAGGCCTTGCGCTTTACCCTTTCCCAAGACGTGACGGCGGCTATTCCACCGGGCGACCCTGAGTTATTCCGGATGGCCGTAGACCTCGCTTTCGACGTCCAGCCCCTGAGCCGGCAGGAAGAGGAAGAGCTGAGGATGCTCGCTCGCGGCAAGGAGCCTCTCTTTCAGCTCGATCTCTGA
- a CDS encoding nucleoside 2-deoxyribosyltransferase, which produces MTRPSFPVLQETLFGGRSAYVPLFELIVDRSIKAAFLGHPVESVEDEIAFAQSAGYDYVLFSPRLDFAPELAGEDRSAHLRDRADLSGSRVWAEEGKGIFSSARDVEAFPWPSVDDLDWGRLNELEHRLPPEMGIIGQYGDIFTWSWRFLGFERFSFALVEEPALVEAVFERIGTLEYQMFQRMAASPRVGALFYSDDIAYRTGLMVSPEVLRRFLFPWIRRIAELAESRRIPLIYHSDGDLRLILDELLELGVRALHPIEPKAMDIVELKRRYGNRLCLCGNVDVDLLARGSPEEIRRQVAWLINSVGRHGGYCLGSGNSVPEYVPLENYRAMIETALELGVL; this is translated from the coding sequence ATGACCCGACCAAGTTTCCCTGTGTTGCAGGAGACCCTTTTCGGGGGACGCAGCGCCTACGTTCCGCTTTTCGAACTGATCGTAGACCGATCGATCAAGGCCGCATTTCTGGGACACCCCGTCGAATCGGTAGAGGACGAGATCGCCTTCGCCCAGTCGGCGGGATACGACTACGTGCTCTTCAGCCCCCGCTTGGACTTCGCTCCTGAGCTTGCAGGGGAAGACCGGTCGGCCCACCTGCGCGATCGCGCCGATCTGTCGGGCAGCCGCGTATGGGCCGAGGAGGGAAAGGGGATCTTCTCCTCCGCCCGGGATGTGGAAGCCTTCCCCTGGCCCTCCGTGGATGACCTGGACTGGGGCCGCTTGAACGAGTTGGAACATCGCCTTCCCCCCGAGATGGGGATTATTGGCCAATATGGCGACATCTTCACCTGGTCGTGGCGTTTCTTGGGTTTCGAACGATTTTCTTTTGCCCTCGTCGAGGAGCCTGCGCTCGTGGAGGCGGTCTTCGAACGCATTGGGACCCTCGAGTACCAGATGTTTCAGCGCATGGCCGCCTCGCCGCGCGTGGGCGCCCTTTTCTACAGCGACGACATCGCCTACCGTACCGGCTTGATGGTGTCGCCAGAGGTCCTACGCAGGTTTCTCTTCCCCTGGATCCGGAGAATTGCCGAGCTTGCCGAGAGCCGGCGCATCCCCCTCATCTACCACTCGGACGGGGATCTCCGGCTCATTCTGGATGAACTGCTGGAGCTCGGCGTGCGTGCTCTGCACCCGATCGAGCCCAAGGCCATGGACATCGTGGAACTGAAGCGCCGCTACGGGAATCGCCTTTGCCTCTGCGGCAATGTAGACGTGGACCTCCTGGCACGCGGAAGCCCCGAGGAGATCCGCAGACAGGTCGCTTGGCTGATAAACAGCGTGGGGCGACACGGAGGCTATTGCCTGGGATCCGGAAACTCCGTGCCCGAGTACGTACCCCTCGAGAACTACCGGGCGATGATCGAGACGGCCCTTGAGCTGGGGGTGCTCTGA
- a CDS encoding fumarylacetoacetate hydrolase family protein, producing the protein MLVKAFSYRRGDDLAGIGVIWRSQAYDFTLAWEAFKNLEAGGRGPSLQFLQVMIELGYFELETFLEVMEALEKRGLLPEFRLQGKYAIDVPVARPQKILCVGRNYREHAEEWGASVPDEPIVFAKLPSALLPHGGTILVPKGVGSVEHEIELGVVIGKGGVDISPDRAWDHIAGYTVVNDVTARALQLEDFRRGWPWLRSKSFDTFCPVGPYVVPRGCIRGPLDLRLELRVNGQLRQRARTSEMVFDVPTLVSTISRWCTLHPGDLICTGTPAGTGPIRPGDVVEAEIEGIGTLRSYVAARE; encoded by the coding sequence ATGCTCGTGAAAGCTTTCAGCTACCGCCGCGGCGATGACCTCGCGGGGATCGGGGTGATCTGGCGGAGCCAAGCCTACGATTTCACCCTTGCCTGGGAGGCTTTCAAGAATCTCGAAGCCGGTGGGCGGGGTCCTTCCTTGCAATTCCTGCAGGTGATGATCGAGCTCGGCTACTTCGAGTTGGAAACGTTTCTCGAGGTCATGGAGGCGCTGGAGAAGCGCGGCCTTCTGCCCGAGTTCCGCCTGCAAGGGAAGTACGCGATCGATGTGCCGGTGGCCCGGCCTCAGAAGATCCTCTGCGTGGGCCGGAACTACCGGGAGCACGCCGAAGAGTGGGGGGCGAGCGTTCCGGATGAACCCATCGTGTTCGCCAAGCTCCCCAGTGCCCTCCTGCCCCACGGGGGCACGATCCTCGTCCCGAAGGGGGTGGGTTCGGTGGAGCACGAGATCGAGCTGGGCGTGGTCATTGGCAAAGGGGGAGTGGACATTTCGCCGGACAGGGCGTGGGATCACATCGCCGGTTACACGGTCGTGAACGACGTCACCGCGCGTGCCCTGCAGCTGGAGGACTTTCGGCGGGGCTGGCCCTGGTTGCGCTCCAAGAGCTTCGACACGTTCTGCCCGGTGGGTCCCTATGTGGTGCCGCGCGGGTGCATTCGGGGCCCGTTAGACCTGCGCCTCGAGCTGCGAGTGAACGGCCAGCTGAGGCAAAGGGCCCGGACCTCGGAGATGGTCTTTGACGTCCCCACCCTCGTTTCGACGATCAGCCGCTGGTGCACCCTTCATCCGGGAGATCTAATTTGCACAGGAACGCCCGCGGGCACAGGTCCCATCCGTCCTGGCGATGTGGTTGAGGCAGAAATCGAAGGGATCGGGACGTTGCGAAGTTACGTGGCTGCCCGAGAGTGA
- a CDS encoding B12-binding domain-containing radical SAM protein yields MAGLVLVNPWVEGISNNKPPLGLGYLVAYLKARLGYDQVRVVNTGSRVLERIAELQPELVGFTAYSANFPEVMALSEKVKRDMGIPVLLGGPHVTALPESLPRWVDVGVIGEGEETLLDLMRLFLDRRALPPSRLCEIPGLAFWDGDRLVRTSARPPIVPLDNIPPPDREALDIERYLAPSQILMNNEYVRGTTILTSRGCPFRCVYCHVSAKWGRVRYHSPGRVADEIAMLVHTYRVEGIYIADDLFSANLHRVRAITRGLRERGVLGKVRFFLDLRANLVSEPLMEALKEMGVVRVSLGLESGSERILRYLKGGDVTVEDGRRAVRIANRLGIGCHCCFMLGSPGETVEDIRLTQNLIREILELSPQNFCQVNVTTPLPGTPLWDYARQRGLIPHEIDWRQYSLDPTLASAPDFYVNEVIPFSEFRRLVDETFHLANSRRFESILRRLSWRYVTHAIRRPRLALQIVGDWLRFRALSKASGEALDRSPQAY; encoded by the coding sequence GTGGCCGGCTTAGTGCTGGTAAATCCTTGGGTGGAAGGCATCAGCAACAACAAGCCTCCCTTGGGCCTGGGGTATTTGGTGGCCTACCTTAAGGCACGCCTCGGCTATGATCAGGTGCGCGTCGTCAACACCGGGAGCCGTGTGCTGGAGCGAATCGCTGAACTGCAGCCAGAGCTGGTGGGCTTCACGGCTTACTCTGCGAACTTCCCCGAGGTGATGGCCCTTTCGGAGAAGGTAAAACGGGACATGGGGATCCCTGTGCTCCTCGGCGGCCCGCACGTTACGGCTCTGCCGGAATCCCTGCCCCGGTGGGTGGACGTCGGCGTGATTGGGGAAGGGGAAGAGACGCTCCTGGACTTGATGCGGCTTTTCCTAGACCGACGGGCTCTACCCCCTTCCCGGCTTTGCGAGATCCCGGGGCTGGCGTTCTGGGATGGCGATCGGCTGGTGCGTACCTCGGCCAGGCCGCCGATTGTTCCCCTGGACAACATCCCGCCGCCGGACCGGGAGGCGCTGGACATCGAGCGTTACCTGGCGCCCAGCCAAATCCTGATGAACAACGAGTACGTACGGGGCACCACCATCCTCACCTCGCGCGGGTGTCCCTTCCGTTGCGTCTATTGCCACGTGTCGGCGAAGTGGGGCCGTGTGCGTTACCATTCGCCCGGGCGCGTGGCCGACGAGATCGCCATGCTTGTCCACACGTACCGGGTCGAAGGCATCTACATTGCGGACGACCTGTTCTCGGCCAATCTCCATCGGGTGCGGGCCATCACGAGGGGCCTCCGGGAACGGGGGGTCCTGGGCAAGGTTCGCTTCTTCCTCGACCTTCGCGCCAATTTGGTCAGCGAGCCTCTGATGGAGGCGCTGAAGGAGATGGGGGTAGTACGAGTCTCCCTGGGCCTTGAATCGGGCTCCGAGCGGATCCTCCGCTATCTGAAGGGGGGCGACGTGACGGTGGAAGATGGCCGCCGCGCCGTACGAATCGCCAACCGTCTGGGAATCGGCTGCCACTGCTGTTTTATGCTCGGGTCCCCCGGGGAGACGGTGGAAGACATTCGCCTGACGCAGAACCTTATTCGGGAGATCCTCGAATTGTCCCCCCAGAATTTCTGTCAGGTCAACGTGACGACCCCCCTTCCCGGGACACCACTGTGGGACTACGCCCGGCAGCGGGGGCTGATCCCGCACGAGATCGACTGGCGCCAGTACAGTCTGGATCCTACCCTGGCGTCAGCCCCCGACTTCTACGTCAACGAAGTGATTCCCTTCTCCGAATTCCGCAGGCTGGTCGACGAGACCTTCCATCTGGCCAACAGTCGCCGCTTTGAGTCCATCCTGCGACGGCTTTCGTGGCGGTACGTGACCCATGCGATCAGGCGCCCACGACTGGCCCTGCAGATCGTGGGGGACTGGCTTCGTTTCCGCGCGCTCTCCAAAGCTTCGGGGGAGGCTCTGGACCGCAGTCCCCAAGCCTACTGA
- a CDS encoding oligosaccharide flippase family protein, giving the protein MLDRIKRLTKHSIVYGISHIATRGVGFLLLPIHTNAFSRGEYGIAAVVFTFLAIAIDVYSLGVPSAFLRQYLLSDGKAERQRVYSTAFWSVLALAAGFTLVLELGAGPVARWLLQDARHADLIRLSGGILFFDSVNILSFLLLRAEEKSVSFAVFQLANVLITFVLNALLILKLGMGVEGIFLANLFASGATFLLLLPVSLRRLSLRFSVPTLRFLLRFGLPYLPSTIAVVLMDVIDRVILQRLAGNEVTGLYSAGYKLGMFMALFVAAFRFAWHPFFLSEVKKEGAKELFARVLTYLLLACLTVYLLICFVVDDIVRFQILGFTLFGPQYWESTPVVPWVMLAYIFYAAYLNFVIGIYTEARSEYLPLVTGIGAAVNIAANFLLIPRFGMMGSAYATTLGYAAMALALFVVGQRLYPVRYEYRRIVHMGVVAGFLFALERQFHPQLSFPVRLAMALSYPLLLYVSGFFDGRERAGIRRALRRVTWPA; this is encoded by the coding sequence GTGCTGGATCGGATCAAGCGACTCACCAAGCATTCGATCGTCTACGGAATCAGCCACATCGCCACACGTGGGGTGGGCTTTCTCCTTCTGCCCATTCACACCAACGCTTTCTCTCGAGGCGAGTACGGGATCGCCGCGGTGGTGTTCACGTTTCTGGCCATTGCGATCGACGTCTACAGTCTGGGGGTCCCTTCGGCCTTTTTGCGGCAGTACCTGCTGAGCGATGGGAAGGCGGAGCGGCAGCGCGTCTATTCCACCGCCTTCTGGAGCGTGCTGGCTCTGGCCGCGGGGTTTACCCTCGTCCTGGAGCTGGGCGCAGGTCCGGTGGCCCGGTGGCTACTGCAGGACGCGCGTCACGCCGACCTGATTCGGCTGAGCGGTGGTATTCTTTTCTTCGACTCCGTCAATATCCTGTCCTTTCTTCTCTTGCGGGCGGAGGAGAAGAGCGTCTCATTTGCCGTCTTCCAGTTGGCCAACGTCCTGATCACGTTCGTCTTGAACGCCCTGTTGATCCTGAAGCTGGGAATGGGCGTGGAAGGGATTTTCCTGGCCAATCTTTTCGCATCCGGCGCAACGTTCCTGCTGCTCTTGCCCGTCAGCCTGCGGCGGCTGTCGCTGCGGTTTTCCGTCCCCACGTTGCGCTTTCTCCTTCGATTTGGACTGCCTTATCTTCCCTCGACGATCGCCGTCGTGCTCATGGACGTGATTGATCGCGTGATCCTGCAGCGTCTGGCCGGGAATGAGGTCACGGGCCTCTACAGCGCGGGCTACAAGCTGGGCATGTTCATGGCCCTCTTTGTGGCGGCCTTCCGGTTCGCCTGGCATCCGTTTTTCCTGAGCGAGGTGAAGAAAGAAGGTGCTAAGGAACTTTTCGCTCGCGTTCTCACCTATCTCTTGCTGGCCTGCTTGACCGTTTACCTGCTGATCTGTTTTGTGGTGGACGATATCGTTCGCTTCCAGATCCTTGGCTTCACCCTCTTTGGGCCTCAGTATTGGGAGAGCACGCCCGTGGTCCCCTGGGTGATGCTGGCCTACATCTTCTACGCGGCCTACTTGAATTTCGTGATCGGGATTTACACGGAGGCGCGATCGGAGTATCTGCCCCTGGTCACCGGCATAGGGGCGGCGGTGAACATTGCAGCCAACTTCCTCCTGATCCCCCGGTTCGGAATGATGGGCTCGGCCTACGCGACTACCCTCGGGTACGCCGCCATGGCCTTGGCGCTTTTCGTGGTTGGGCAAAGGCTCTATCCGGTTCGCTACGAGTACCGGCGCATCGTGCACATGGGGGTGGTGGCCGGTTTTCTGTTCGCCCTGGAGCGACAGTTCCACCCACAGCTTTCCTTTCCGGTACGCCTGGCGATGGCCCTCAGCTACCCTCTCTTGCTCTACGTGTCGGGCTTTTTCGACGGCCGGGAGCGCGCCGGGATTCGTAGGGCCTTGCGGAGGGTGACGTGGCCGGCTTAG
- a CDS encoding cupin domain-containing protein, which produces MANIEIERSPTREKLEQMGVFSWPIWEKEESEFPWYYEEAETCYFLEGEVIVTPDGGEPVRIGRGDLVTFPAGLSCTWKILKRVRKHYR; this is translated from the coding sequence ATGGCGAACATCGAGATCGAACGCTCCCCAACGCGCGAGAAGCTCGAACAGATGGGCGTGTTCAGTTGGCCCATCTGGGAGAAGGAGGAATCGGAATTCCCGTGGTATTACGAGGAAGCGGAAACATGCTATTTTCTGGAAGGCGAGGTGATTGTGACCCCGGACGGAGGCGAGCCGGTACGCATCGGAAGGGGTGACCTCGTCACCTTCCCCGCGGGCCTCTCGTGCACGTGGAAAATCCTAAAAAGGGTGCGCAAGCACTACCGGTAG